A section of the Lineus longissimus chromosome 1, tnLinLong1.2, whole genome shotgun sequence genome encodes:
- the LOC135487525 gene encoding probable voltage-gated potassium channel subunit kvs-4 isoform X5 has product MDNHIENALLHDRTLSEEDDDTDLIHVNIRGTCFLTPRETILKISDSRLAVALNTQQGYNDKLCAYYFNREPDLFRIILQAHSQGEVHIPSETCAIEVLNEMEFWNIPRSMIAPCCTGKCTSAIVEKTIALTVREQILGNFEKSIGCLEESHGWRRRATELWVFLEFPVSSVKAKCWSVFMASMRVHLPRRARD; this is encoded by the exons ATGGATAATCATATTGAG AATGCCCTCCTGCATGATCGGACTCTTTCAGAGGAAGACGATGACACTGATTTGATTCACGTCAACATCAGAGGAACATGCTTCCTCACGCCAAGAGAGACTATTCTCAAAATCTCAGACTCTCGCCTAGCTGTTGCACTGAATACACAGCAAGGATACAACGACAAACTTTGTGCATACTACTTTAACCGGGAGCCGGATCTCTTTAGGATCATCCTACAAGCTCACAGCCAGGGCGAGGTGCACATACCGTCAGAGACGTGCGCCATCGAAGTACTCAACGAGATGGAGTTTTGGAACATTCCTAGGTCGATGATTGCACCTTGTTGTACGGGGAAGTGTACATCAGCTATTGTGGAGAAGACAATTGCTCTGACCGTCAGGGAACAAATACTTGGCAACTTCGAGAAATCAATCGGTTGTCTGGAGGAAAGCCATGGTTGGAGGAGGAGAGCGACGGAACTGTGGGTTTTCCTTGAGTTCCCGGTGTCGTCAGTAAAAGCCAAG TGTTGGTCAGTGTTCATGGCTTCAATG
- the LOC135487525 gene encoding potassium voltage-gated channel protein egl-36-like isoform X3, with amino-acid sequence MDLININIRGTPFLAPRETILKIPDSRLAVALHSQQGYNGELCAYYFNRKPDLFSIILEAHSEGEVHVPSETCAIEVLNEMEYWNIPRSMIAPCCTGKCTSAIAEKTIALTVREQILGNFEKSIGCLEESHGWKKRATELWVFLEFPVSSTKAKCWSVFMASMVILWMLFTMLICDVNFRDPLPTNWTYPTDDQVLALVQSEKWARLWLSPFVGTPYLIIDIFVTLIILFDLIVRIVTCPYKRVFYTSAKLIEVIVVFLNVTFQTMSVPLLIARIEITPGLRLMFLGYVSVGMLRPLLLIRLSNAFVGLRVLIMVVAKSASELLTIMSFTVCGVLFFSVFIFLAELGTDGVFMSPWEGCWWSVITMSTVGYGDMYPHAWPGYFVGTFCTFCGLMITGLSIPILSSNFNSYYNHVHTTMAEICDYMKIAELESDKKN; translated from the exons ATGGATttaatcaacatcaacatcagagGAACACCCTTCCTCGCACCAAGAGAGACTATTCTCAAAATCCCGGACTCTCGCCTAGCTGTTGCATTGCATTCACAGCAAGGGTACAATGGCGAACTTTGTGCGTACTACTTTAACCGGAAGCCCGATTTGTTTAGCATCATCCTTGAAGCTCACAGCGAAGGAGAGGTGCACGTACCGTCAGAGACATGCGCCATCGAAGTACTCAACGAAATGGAGTATTGGAACATTCCTAGGTCGATGATTGCACCTTGTTGTACAGGGAAGTGTACTTCAGCTATTGCGGAGAAGACAATTGCTCTTACCGTCAGGGAACAAATACTTGGCAACTTCGAGAAATCAATCGGTTGTCTGGAGGAGAGTCATGGTTGGAAGAAGAGGGCGACAGAATTGTGGGTTTTCCTTGAGTTCCCGGTCTCATCAACGAAAGCAAAG TGTTGGTCAGTTTTCATGGCTTCAATGGTGATTCTTTGGATGTTGTTCACAATGCTGATATGCGACGTAAACTTCAGAGATCCTCTTCCTACAAACTGGACCTACCCAACGGATGATCAAGTTCTCGCTTTGGTCCAGTCGGAAAAGTGGGCCAGACTCTGGTTATCCCCCTTCGTAGGCACTCCCTACCTTatcattgatatttttgtaaccCTAATTATACTCTTTGATTTGATAGTACGGATAGTGACCTGTCCTTACAAACGGGTGTTTTATACGTCGGCAAAATTAATCGAAGTTATCGTAGTGTTTCTAAATGTCACATTTCAAACAATGAGCGTTCCGCTTCTGATTGCTAGGATCGAGATTACCCCAGGTTTAAGACTTATGTTTCTGGGCTACGTCTCAGTTGGGATGCTGAGACCACTTCTTCTAATTCGCCTGTCAAATGCTTTCGTTGGTCTTAGAGTTTTGATTATGGTGGTGGCTAAAAGTGCTTCAGAGCTCCTGACCATTATGTCCTTCACGGTCTGTGGTGTTTTGTTTTTCAGCGTGTTCATCTTCCTCGCCGAGCTCGGGACTGATGGTGTCTTCATGTCTCCTTGGGAGGGATGTTGGTGGTCAGTGATCACTATGTCGACCGTTGGTTACGGTGACATGTACCCTCACGCGTGGCCGGGATACTTCGTGGGGACTTTTTGTACTTTCTGTGGGCTGATGATTACCGGTTTATCCATACCGATCCTGAGTAGTAACTTCAACAGTTATTACAACCATGTGCACACCACCATGGCAGAGATTTGTGACTATATGAAGATCGCAGAACTAGAATCGGACAAGAAGAATTGA